A genomic segment from Gilvibacter sp. SZ-19 encodes:
- a CDS encoding ribonuclease HII, with protein sequence MLKLKIHKTLLECGTDEAGRGCLAGPVTAAAVILPDDFKLPALNDSKKLTHKQREKLRPIIEEKALSYAVCHVWMDEIDKINILNASITAMQRAIAQLDPKPEFIAVDGNRFKAVDEIPHECVIKGDGRYLHIAAASVLAKTYRDDIMLELHEKFPEYAWNANKGYPTQAHRAAIKALGSTPFHRMSFKLLPEQLKLDL encoded by the coding sequence GTGCTGAAGTTAAAAATTCATAAAACCCTGTTGGAATGCGGAACCGACGAAGCCGGACGCGGGTGTTTGGCGGGCCCCGTAACTGCAGCAGCGGTGATCTTACCAGATGATTTTAAACTTCCTGCACTGAATGATTCAAAAAAACTTACCCACAAACAACGCGAAAAACTCCGCCCGATCATAGAAGAAAAGGCCTTGAGCTATGCGGTCTGCCATGTTTGGATGGACGAGATCGATAAGATCAACATCCTCAACGCCTCCATTACAGCCATGCAGCGCGCCATTGCTCAGTTAGACCCTAAACCCGAATTCATTGCCGTAGATGGCAACCGATTCAAAGCTGTAGACGAGATTCCGCATGAATGTGTAATTAAGGGAGACGGCCGCTATTTACACATAGCAGCAGCCTCTGTATTGGCCAAGACCTATAGAGACGATATCATGCTGGAATTGCATGAAAAATTCCCAGAATACGCCTGGAATGCCAACAAAGGTTACCCTACTCAAGCACATCGGGCAGCGATCAAAGCGCTAGGTAGCACCCCTTTTCACAGAATGAGTTTTAAACTTTTACCAGAACAACTCAAATTAGACCTTTAG
- a CDS encoding putative porin, whose translation MKRRFFLLPADRNGSILSVLVVLMLFAGLSPALGQRTGVPFNQQGNTDGRNNNQGDAFDNNITNPTDRPPIDLYKIISVKRDTTSLDTTLTLAKDYKFNYLRKDDFELLPFANVGQTYNSLGYDLTKVSLAPEFGARARHFNYMEIEDTYYYSVPTPLTELYFKTVFQQGQQLDAFFTINTQPNLNFSIAYKGLRSLGNYQSTLTSTGNFRFTTNYTSPNGRYRGRAHMVTQDLLNNENGGIRDDFIPIFTSGDPEFDDRGRVEVNFEDAENILVGKRFHLDQDYALIKPDSTQTNTLRVGSIVSFEDKYFEYFQEAPFDGFGPAYESTNLQDRSTLEEFYAEGNLQYKNPVIGDMRFYAGYTNFNYGYERVIFLDNQTIPNRLKGDFISVGGGYAKRYKGFDLEGRIGVNVSGDFDANYLEGSAGYAINDNNKVRIRAAITSRAPNYNFLLHQSDYISYNWQNDFENVKQQQFQFLLTSDKLFDAEVTYTGIEDYAYFDGVTVTSTDGSESYTTPQPFQFGGRVDYLKVKVSRELRWRKFGLNNTIMYQTLLDGESVFKVPELVTRNSLFYEDEWFEKALFVQTGVTLKYFTSYEMNRYDPVLGEFYLQNEQEFGGFPLIDLFFNVKVRQTRVYFKYEHFNSLFSSNPNYFADPQNPYRDAVIRFGLVWNFLL comes from the coding sequence ATGAAGCGCAGATTTTTTTTATTGCCCGCAGATCGAAACGGATCTATTTTAAGTGTACTGGTTGTGCTGATGCTCTTCGCAGGTCTTAGCCCTGCCTTGGGACAACGTACCGGAGTTCCCTTTAATCAGCAGGGCAATACAGACGGTCGCAACAACAATCAGGGCGATGCCTTTGACAACAATATTACCAACCCCACAGACCGTCCACCTATAGATCTGTACAAGATCATTTCGGTAAAACGAGACACCACAAGCTTAGACACTACCTTGACCTTGGCCAAGGATTATAAATTCAACTATCTGCGCAAAGACGATTTTGAACTCTTACCCTTTGCCAATGTTGGGCAGACCTATAACAGTTTAGGTTATGACTTGACCAAAGTGAGCTTGGCTCCAGAGTTTGGGGCAAGAGCCCGTCATTTTAATTATATGGAGATCGAGGATACCTACTATTACAGTGTGCCCACTCCGCTAACAGAGCTGTATTTTAAGACGGTATTTCAACAAGGACAGCAGTTAGATGCTTTCTTTACCATAAATACGCAACCGAATCTCAACTTCTCTATCGCTTACAAAGGTTTGCGCTCTTTGGGTAATTACCAGAGCACTTTGACCTCTACCGGAAATTTTAGATTCACCACCAATTATACATCGCCTAATGGACGATATAGGGGGCGTGCTCATATGGTTACTCAAGATCTTCTTAACAACGAGAACGGCGGGATCCGAGATGATTTCATTCCGATATTTACCTCAGGCGATCCCGAATTTGACGATCGTGGCCGTGTGGAGGTAAATTTTGAAGATGCCGAAAATATCTTGGTAGGCAAGCGCTTTCATTTAGATCAAGATTACGCTTTGATCAAACCGGATTCTACCCAGACCAACACCTTGCGCGTGGGTAGTATAGTGAGTTTTGAGGACAAGTATTTTGAATATTTTCAGGAAGCTCCTTTTGATGGCTTCGGACCTGCATACGAATCGACTAACCTGCAGGACCGCTCTACTTTAGAAGAGTTTTACGCCGAAGGAAACCTGCAGTACAAGAATCCTGTAATTGGAGATATGCGCTTCTATGCGGGCTATACCAATTTTAATTACGGTTATGAACGGGTGATCTTTTTAGACAATCAGACCATCCCAAATCGATTGAAAGGCGATTTTATCAGTGTGGGAGGTGGCTATGCAAAACGCTACAAGGGCTTTGATCTGGAAGGACGTATAGGAGTGAATGTCAGTGGCGATTTTGACGCGAATTACTTAGAAGGAAGCGCTGGCTACGCCATCAATGATAACAACAAGGTCCGTATTAGAGCTGCTATTACTTCTCGAGCCCCTAATTACAACTTCTTGCTACATCAGAGCGATTATATAAGCTATAACTGGCAGAATGATTTTGAGAATGTAAAGCAACAACAGTTTCAGTTTCTTTTAACCTCTGACAAACTTTTTGATGCCGAGGTGACCTACACCGGAATAGAGGATTATGCCTATTTTGATGGCGTAACAGTCACTTCGACTGATGGTTCTGAAAGCTATACCACGCCGCAACCGTTCCAGTTTGGCGGCCGTGTAGACTATTTAAAGGTCAAAGTATCTCGCGAACTGCGTTGGCGTAAGTTCGGTCTGAACAACACCATTATGTATCAGACCCTTTTAGACGGAGAAAGTGTATTTAAAGTACCCGAATTGGTGACTAGAAACTCCCTCTTCTACGAAGATGAATGGTTTGAAAAAGCGCTCTTTGTCCAGACGGGTGTGACTTTGAAGTACTTTACCTCTTACGAGATGAACCGATATGATCCTGTGCTTGGAGAGTTTTACTTGCAGAACGAGCAAGAATTTGGCGGTTTTCCGCTGATCGATCTGTTCTTTAATGTAAAGGTGCGTCAAACAAGAGTGTACTTCAAGTACGAACACTTCAATTCACTCTTCAGTTCCAACCCGAATTACTTCGCAGATCCACAGAACCCATATCGGGATGCCGTGATCCGTTTTGGATTGGTGTGGAATTTCTTGTTGTAA
- a CDS encoding DUF6638 family protein, protein MEKLQQAGLFGGGLTTVSGPLVARYNDCLAMLGIKPVKLKRFQIDGLGWSPEVAAELKDDYYLNLGDANSYGIILSPEQFDQPIYRPFHSFDRDLMYAVFTAYQKEIKDITKDSAICLHVDQGLDTYYESFDLLKIEKVSVHFKISGDLDKNKAEQMALIEEYNQGNNFFHRDIHKKLLASALAYGDLRDRKVHLEPISVEVNSFYTKAFGGVFVLRDFIKEIMVFESMETFKKSISNTTHEVMLFHKEHEELHKTLVDHLIVECNLKRAETTPKYTRIKKHLLVEHLKDAEHPMAEILENEFLYKRYFNTLSPDERKLISGVEIYNEKIAQSNQFKRKDLVDYRIFLALHEPHSSIEDEHRALIWKLLVKIMPLDPVALYWFDKESFYELFPKYDESYQDWIIERIKERNKEFKL, encoded by the coding sequence ATGGAGAAATTACAACAGGCAGGATTGTTTGGCGGCGGCTTGACCACGGTTTCCGGACCATTGGTGGCGCGCTACAACGACTGTTTGGCCATGCTTGGAATTAAACCTGTAAAGCTCAAACGCTTTCAGATAGACGGTTTAGGTTGGAGCCCTGAGGTTGCTGCGGAGCTTAAGGACGACTATTACCTCAACTTAGGCGATGCGAATTCTTACGGGATCATCCTATCTCCGGAGCAGTTCGACCAGCCCATCTACAGACCGTTCCACAGTTTTGACAGAGATCTGATGTATGCGGTCTTTACGGCCTATCAGAAAGAGATCAAAGACATTACTAAAGATTCGGCCATTTGTTTGCATGTAGACCAAGGATTGGATACTTATTACGAGTCTTTTGATCTGCTTAAGATAGAAAAGGTCAGTGTTCACTTTAAGATCAGCGGAGATCTGGACAAGAACAAGGCCGAACAGATGGCGCTTATAGAAGAGTACAACCAAGGCAACAACTTCTTCCACAGAGATATCCATAAAAAGCTATTGGCCTCTGCGCTAGCCTACGGTGATCTAAGAGATCGCAAAGTGCATCTGGAGCCTATCAGTGTAGAAGTGAATTCCTTTTACACCAAAGCTTTTGGCGGTGTCTTTGTGCTGCGAGATTTTATCAAAGAGATCATGGTATTTGAATCCATGGAAACCTTTAAAAAGTCTATAAGCAACACTACGCACGAAGTAATGTTGTTCCACAAGGAGCACGAAGAGCTGCACAAGACCTTGGTAGATCATCTTATTGTGGAATGTAACTTGAAACGAGCCGAGACCACTCCGAAGTATACACGGATCAAAAAGCATCTGTTGGTAGAACACCTCAAAGATGCAGAGCACCCCATGGCAGAGATCTTGGAAAACGAATTCTTGTACAAACGCTATTTCAACACCCTAAGCCCAGACGAGCGCAAACTTATTAGCGGGGTGGAGATCTATAATGAGAAGATCGCACAGAGCAATCAATTCAAACGCAAGGACCTGGTAGATTACCGCATCTTTCTGGCCTTGCACGAACCTCATTCTTCTATAGAAGATGAGCACCGCGCTTTGATCTGGAAGCTGCTGGTTAAAATAATGCCGCTAGACCCTGTGGCCCTTTACTGGTTTGATAAGGAAAGCTTTTACGAGCTATTCCCAAAATACGATGAATCTTATCAGGATTGGATCATTGAGCGGATCAAAGAACGCAATAAAGAATTTAAGTTATGA
- a CDS encoding AAA family ATPase codes for MEHNTTFPIKKNELEALREEAASYLKGVQWEQGMKAKNRNKDGQDDSILLYLSKATGNGKTDVTSVSKTILGLKKRLLNDSIAIPLALNQSLMALQEGLSMGIWLKDAYSDASGLSAMQEQRSSLDASRRREYDSKMHTATAFMLYGTAYKTLFDLKPHASDDLTVLKNKFAGIPEVSLASPIKGIACMLFYFDKYLSHPEMITSDKDVIDFTVVYFEGLISEIQLRISSLEYTETITDRTYKLENSEFAVSGWENVFEGTAQSVEFNKIKFEQIVGNRDAKHFARRLTERMLSYDFAAKKNPFQELGGFMPVFMGYGIPGTGKSMLIAAMATRLKEYCEVLEIPFLFHPMPDTLISTFQGGSAEKMVQWMKPMQDPTKLIFAPIDDAENNLQERTAQGVSAGVKEVIGVFLRYTEGAYAVNYGNSAIGLFTNLPEMLDKAVISRVQARFKIDGARTIPDFVDQDYLWWSKLNDTMPGFVNMKDPEQYEYLANQGLAKNLGEILKHAERPSEERVLEIFEQVESKHAHDKHMFYAELYKKIQESFPFFSSRDIRNIQSAISLRLTDFDLPEQWFEDPSLYFKQDYDTKYAMLQDLMKQNMKGLDFSDIRRQEVVRYLDNVATIADTDFKRKVEQRVNELNIQMEAREQFEKGTD; via the coding sequence ATGGAGCACAATACCACATTCCCCATCAAGAAGAACGAACTGGAAGCCCTGCGCGAAGAAGCAGCGTCTTACTTAAAGGGTGTCCAGTGGGAACAGGGTATGAAAGCCAAGAACCGAAACAAGGACGGGCAAGACGATTCTATTTTGCTCTATTTGTCTAAAGCGACGGGAAACGGCAAAACCGACGTTACTTCTGTTTCTAAGACCATTTTAGGGCTTAAAAAGCGCTTGCTGAATGATTCTATTGCGATTCCTTTGGCTCTGAACCAATCCCTTATGGCGCTGCAAGAAGGCCTCAGTATGGGTATTTGGTTGAAGGACGCTTACTCTGATGCCAGCGGTCTTTCTGCCATGCAGGAGCAGCGCAGCAGTTTAGACGCTTCACGCCGCAGAGAATACGACAGCAAGATGCACACGGCTACGGCTTTTATGCTCTATGGAACAGCATATAAAACCTTATTTGATCTCAAGCCACATGCTTCTGATGATCTGACTGTGCTGAAAAATAAATTCGCTGGAATTCCTGAGGTCTCTTTGGCTTCGCCTATTAAAGGAATTGCCTGTATGCTCTTTTACTTTGACAAGTATTTGAGCCATCCGGAGATGATCACCTCAGACAAAGATGTGATCGATTTTACGGTGGTTTATTTTGAGGGATTGATCAGTGAGATCCAACTCCGCATTAGTTCTCTAGAATATACCGAGACCATTACCGACAGAACCTACAAATTAGAAAACAGCGAATTTGCTGTTTCGGGTTGGGAGAATGTTTTTGAAGGCACTGCCCAGAGTGTGGAGTTCAATAAGATCAAGTTTGAGCAGATAGTTGGTAACCGCGATGCCAAGCACTTTGCACGCCGTTTGACAGAACGCATGCTGAGCTATGACTTTGCAGCCAAGAAGAATCCGTTTCAGGAGCTTGGTGGCTTTATGCCGGTTTTTATGGGCTACGGAATTCCAGGTACAGGTAAAAGTATGCTTATCGCAGCCATGGCGACGCGCCTTAAAGAATACTGTGAGGTTTTGGAGATACCATTCTTATTCCACCCCATGCCAGATACGCTGATCTCTACTTTTCAAGGAGGGTCCGCAGAGAAAATGGTGCAGTGGATGAAACCCATGCAAGACCCGACCAAGTTGATCTTCGCCCCTATTGACGATGCGGAGAACAACTTACAAGAGCGTACCGCTCAGGGAGTTTCTGCAGGGGTAAAAGAGGTGATTGGTGTGTTCTTGCGCTATACAGAAGGAGCCTATGCGGTAAACTACGGAAACAGCGCTATTGGACTGTTTACCAACCTGCCGGAGATGCTGGACAAGGCAGTGATATCAAGGGTACAGGCCCGTTTTAAAATTGACGGTGCCAGAACTATTCCAGACTTTGTGGATCAGGATTATTTGTGGTGGAGCAAACTTAACGATACCATGCCGGGCTTTGTGAACATGAAAGATCCGGAGCAATACGAATACTTGGCCAACCAAGGATTGGCAAAGAATTTGGGCGAGATCTTAAAGCATGCAGAGCGCCCTAGTGAAGAGCGTGTTCTGGAGATCTTTGAACAAGTAGAATCCAAACACGCACATGACAAGCATATGTTCTATGCGGAGCTCTACAAGAAGATCCAAGAAAGCTTTCCGTTCTTCTCCTCTCGAGATATCAGAAACATACAATCTGCTATTTCCTTGCGCCTGACGGACTTTGATTTGCCCGAGCAGTGGTTCGAGGATCCGAGCTTGTATTTTAAGCAGGATTACGATACCAAATACGCCATGCTGCAAGATCTGATGAAACAGAACATGAAAGGCTTGGACTTTTCAGACATCAGAAGACAAGAAGTGGTGCGCTATTTAGACAATGTAGCTACCATTGCCGATACTGACTTTAAGCGTAAAGTAGAACAGCGTGTTAACGAGCTCAACATCCAAATGGAGGCTCGTGAGCAGTTTGAAAAAGGCACGGACTAA
- a CDS encoding microtubule-binding protein, which produces MSDDFDLLETDSGPAQEKVDVNWGKTMDQMKAKLAQEDDPEVRQKILNATLDDVVGMAEKDRSSLLEAIKDLTDYQDEVGIIFEKFSTLNAEEQKVIDRAQNALNKAKIELEEAEKVKDNWWNNLWGRKSRIKRKEEELKAAEKARDAADLRAKQMFQERIENADIQTLLNELSYKSQAAVTRLKNREVEIKEVEEKLQVAIVEASKNHNKALEKKQETEEKLEEQYALLKQARQELEEITDKQSPEYSEAIAKITQLEQKVEELEGLKNAYTTLAASKDSFVHKHNLTIKVLTSLRSNLQSHRAKLKSDTDERLKYYDGYVVALKARTDQEFAAILEHLGVKTDEHIGQTLAAMHTASAKARQQMMDNIPVHEKVMQGVYSSYAEALQELRKKDAEIQKDFANRYGIDMKEIFEDYYATDDAPAPSGDGGGDDPAPTPDPADDDLLG; this is translated from the coding sequence ATGTCTGACGATTTTGACTTACTAGAGACCGATTCTGGCCCTGCACAAGAGAAAGTAGATGTGAACTGGGGTAAAACCATGGACCAAATGAAGGCCAAACTGGCCCAGGAGGACGACCCGGAAGTTCGCCAAAAGATACTCAATGCCACTTTGGATGATGTGGTAGGTATGGCAGAGAAAGATCGCAGTTCCCTTTTGGAGGCGATCAAAGATCTTACCGATTACCAAGACGAAGTTGGAATCATCTTCGAGAAGTTCTCGACCCTAAATGCCGAGGAGCAAAAGGTGATCGACAGAGCTCAGAATGCGCTTAACAAAGCCAAGATCGAACTCGAAGAAGCCGAAAAGGTCAAGGACAACTGGTGGAACAACCTCTGGGGACGTAAGTCGCGCATCAAACGTAAAGAAGAGGAACTCAAAGCCGCAGAAAAGGCTCGTGATGCTGCCGATCTGCGTGCCAAGCAAATGTTCCAGGAGCGTATTGAGAACGCAGACATCCAAACCTTACTCAATGAGCTTTCCTATAAAAGTCAGGCTGCAGTTACCCGATTGAAGAACCGCGAGGTAGAGATCAAAGAGGTAGAAGAAAAACTGCAAGTGGCTATCGTAGAAGCTTCCAAGAACCACAACAAGGCCTTGGAGAAAAAGCAAGAGACCGAAGAAAAACTCGAAGAGCAATACGCCCTTTTAAAGCAAGCTCGTCAAGAGTTGGAAGAGATCACCGATAAGCAATCGCCAGAATACTCAGAGGCTATTGCCAAGATCACCCAGCTGGAACAAAAGGTAGAAGAACTGGAAGGCCTTAAAAACGCCTACACTACCCTTGCCGCTTCTAAGGACAGCTTTGTACACAAGCACAACCTGACCATCAAGGTATTGACTTCCCTGCGCAGCAATTTACAGTCGCACAGAGCGAAGCTTAAGAGTGATACCGATGAGCGTTTAAAGTACTATGACGGTTATGTTGTGGCACTTAAAGCGAGAACCGATCAGGAGTTTGCGGCCATCTTAGAGCACTTAGGTGTAAAGACAGACGAGCACATAGGACAGACCCTTGCAGCAATGCACACGGCTTCTGCCAAAGCACGTCAGCAGATGATGGACAATATCCCGGTTCACGAGAAAGTGATGCAGGGTGTATACAGCTCCTATGCTGAAGCTTTGCAAGAGTTGCGTAAAAAGGATGCAGAGATCCAAAAGGACTTTGCCAACCGTTACGGGATTGACATGAAGGAGATCTTTGAGGACTATTACGCTACAGATGATGCTCCTGCACCTAGCGGTGACGGTGGAGGCGATGACCCGGCTCCTACTCCTGACCCTGCAGACGACGACTTGCTCGGATAA